A stretch of DNA from bacterium:
CTCGCGTCTCCGGAGGTTGCGCAGCAGCAGATAGACGACCGGCAGCAGGATCGGGAACAATACGAGGGAGATCGCGGCGCCGCGGCCGAGCGCGCCGGCCTGGATGCCGATCTCGAACGCCTTCGTCGGCAGGATCTCCGTCGAGCCCATCGGCCCGCCGAACGTCAGCAGGTAGACGATGCTGATGTCGGACAAGGTAAACACGGTGTCGAACAGGAGGCCGACGAAGAGGATCGGGGCGATCACCGGGATGATGATGAAGCGGTACCGCGTGAGAAACGTCGCCCCGTCCACCTTCGCGGCGTCGAGCAGCTCGACCGGCACCGCGGACATCCCGGCCATCAGCACGATCGCCGCGAACGGAAACCCCCGCCAGACGTTGACCGAGATCACGGCCGCCATCGCGAGCCCCGGCTCGCCGAGCCAGTTCGGCCATCCTTGGATCAGGTGCAACCGGGTCCCGACGTAGTTGATCGCGCTGAACTGCGGGTCGTACATCCACTTCCAGGCAAGCGCGCTGATCGCGACCGGCAACGTCCAGGGGATGACGACGAGCGACCGGATCAACTTCTTCCCGCGCACTTCCTGGACCAGCAGAAACGCCATCAGGGTGCCGAGGATGATCTTGAAGATTCCCGCGACGACCGTGAACACGATCGAATTCCGGAGGGCCTGCCGGAACGACCCGTCGTTGAAAATCGCGACGAAGTTCGCCAGGCCGACGTAGCTCGCGACCTGGTTGCCGACGGTCGCGTCGCTCAACGCGAGGTACAGCGAGAAGAAGAACGGGATCCCGACGAGCAGCACCATGTAAAGAACCGCCGGCGCGAGGAGCGAATAGCCGAACACCAGGCGCTCTCGCGTAAACGCACGACGGCGGGCGGTCGGGTGTCCGCCCCCCAGCAACTCGACGTCGGCTACGCGCGGCTGCGCCGTGATCGGGTGACCTCGCCGGAGGAATCCCGGGGGAGCCTCAACGGCCCCCCGGGACGCGCTAACGGCCTACTTGTACTTCGCGTAGATACCCTTAATTTGCCCCAGACCCCACTTGATCGAACTCTCCAGGCTCTCCCCGTGGCAGTATCGCGCCAGCATATCCGGAACGACGAAGGTCGAGAGCACCTCGGACGCCGGCGCCGTGGCGGGCCCGGGGTAACCGAACACCAGCGCGATCTTGTCCCAGTCCTGAATCAGCTCCAGCTTGGGCAGGTGCGCGCCGAGGCCGGGCATCGGCTTCGCGTACCACTTCTTGAGGTACGGCATGTTGTAGCCCTTGCTGGCCGAGAGCGAGAACTTCACGTCCGCGCCGTAGGCCTCGAGGAACGCCTTCGCCGCGGCCTGGTTCTTCGAGAACTTCCAGACGCCGAGGATCGTCGGGTCGACGACCGCGGCGCTGCGGACGGAGCCCTTCGGTTCGCCGCCCGGCACGCCGGCGTTGATGTTGCCGAACAGCGTCGGGTTGCTCGTCTCCACCGAGAAGAGCGACGAGAGCGCGTCGTGGATGTAGATTGCGACGCCGGAGTCGAGGTACCGGTTGTCCGAGACGTTGTCCCAGGAGAACACTTCGGAGGTCATGCCGTCCGACCAGAGCGCCTTGCTGAACTGCATCGCGTCGCGGAGCGCCTTCGAGTCCCACGCCAGTTCCTTGCCGGACGGGTCGGTTTCGTGCACGCCGAAGGCGTAGAACACCGCCCGCCAGTTGTGGTTGGAGTCGTTGCAGTGAGAGATCGCGAATCCCGCCGGATGGCCCTTCGACTTGCCGATCCGCGCCGCCGTGCGCAGATTCTCCCACGTGCTCGGCGCCGGACAATTGTACTGCTGCCACAGATCGGCGCGCCACATCATCGGCTGCGGAATGTAGAACTCCGGCATCGCGTACCACTGGCCGTTGACGACGCAGCAGTTCTTCGCCATCGAGATCCAGCCGCCCCCGTCCTGGCCGAGCTTGTTGCAGATGTCCGAGACGTCGACCATGTTCTTGTA
This window harbors:
- a CDS encoding extracellular solute-binding protein, which translates into the protein MAKRAVKQFARTLTRRRLLTAAGAGLAGAGASRLVAPWKAGAAPAQIRGSSLRILTWSHFVPAYDTAFDKYANDWGVANAVTVRVDHIPIDQLPARIASELAAGAGHDIFQMNGQIQTTLYYKNMVDVSDICNKLGQDGGGWISMAKNCCVVNGQWYAMPEFYIPQPMMWRADLWQQYNCPAPSTWENLRTAARIGKSKGHPAGFAISHCNDSNHNWRAVFYAFGVHETDPSGKELAWDSKALRDAMQFSKALWSDGMTSEVFSWDNVSDNRYLDSGVAIYIHDALSSLFSVETSNPTLFGNINAGVPGGEPKGSVRSAAVVDPTILGVWKFSKNQAAAKAFLEAYGADVKFSLSASKGYNMPYLKKWYAKPMPGLGAHLPKLELIQDWDKIALVFGYPGPATAPASEVLSTFVVPDMLARYCHGESLESSIKWGLGQIKGIYAKYK
- a CDS encoding sugar ABC transporter permease; this translates as MFGYSLLAPAVLYMVLLVGIPFFFSLYLALSDATVGNQVASYVGLANFVAIFNDGSFRQALRNSIVFTVVAGIFKIILGTLMAFLLVQEVRGKKLIRSLVVIPWTLPVAISALAWKWMYDPQFSAINYVGTRLHLIQGWPNWLGEPGLAMAAVISVNVWRGFPFAAIVLMAGMSAVPVELLDAAKVDGATFLTRYRFIIIPVIAPILFVGLLFDTVFTLSDISIVYLLTFGGPMGSTEILPTKAFEIGIQAGALGRGAAISLVLFPILLPVVYLLLRNLRRREAL